A portion of the Pseudorasbora parva isolate DD20220531a chromosome 1, ASM2467924v1, whole genome shotgun sequence genome contains these proteins:
- the paqr5b gene encoding membrane progestin receptor gamma-B isoform X1 — protein sequence MFSLIKLQRVFTVHQVPKAFHEDSIISGYRHPRSSATDCVLSLFQLTNETLNVWTHFLPTWYFLWKLMTVLLMDDAWYDSYTWPLLVFLFSCCVYPLASSCAHTFSSMSTRSRHICYFFDYGALSLYSLGSAISYSAYVFPDAWVNSTFHSYYIPVAVLNTILSTSLACYSRLGLPFLHYSHDIEERLSEQTSPKLSKVLRILAFAYPYMFDNIPLFYRLFLCVGEGCTDNEANSLHVHHTLLAFLTGFLFATHLPERLAPGRFDFIGHSHQLFHVCAIIGTHFQMKAIETDMMLRQSQLLVSAPPITFNNTIGAGLVCVCISLGIICLYILPLLYSHPDTHPTKIEGKKCKH from the exons ATGTTCAGCCTGATCAAACTACAGCGTGTTTTCACCGTCCACCAGGTGCCCAAA GCATTTCATGAGGACAGTATTATCTCTGGATATCGACACCCTCGTAGTTCGGCCACAGACTGTGTATTGAGTCTTTTTCAGCTGACCAATGAGACCCTCAATGTCTGGACACACTTCCTACCAACCTG gtATTTTCTTTGGAAGTTGATGACAGTGTTGTTGATGGATGATGCGTGGTATGATTCGTACACGTGGCCTCTGCTGGTCTTCTTGTTCTCCTGCTGTGTGTATCCACTGGCCTCAAGCTGTGCCCACACCTTCAGTTCCATGTCTACCCGCTCTCGCCATATCTGTTACTTCTTTGACTATGGAGCACTCAGTCTGTACAGTCTCG GTTCAGCGATCAGCTACTCTGCATATGTTTTTCCTGACGCATGGGTGAACAGCACCTTTCATTCATACTACATTCCTGTAGCTGTACTAAACACAATCCTCTCAACCAGCTTGGCCTGCTACTCAAG GCTTGGACTACCATTCCTACACTATAGCCATGACATCGAGGAAAG ATTATCTGAGCAAACGAGCCCGAAGCTGAGTAAGGTGCTGCGAATTCTTGCCTTTGCCTACCCTTACATGTTTGACAACATTCCTCTCTTCTACAGA TTGTTTCTGTGTGTAGGTGAGGGTTGCACTGATAATGAGGCAAACTCCCTTCACGTTCACCATACATTGCTCGCATTTCTTACTGGCTTCCTGTTTGCAACACACTTACCTGAGAGACTGGCACCTGGACGCTTTGACTTCATAG GCCACAGTCATCAGCTGTTCCACGTGTGTGCAATAATCGGAACACACTTCCAGATGAAGGCCATTGAAACTGACATGATGCTTAGACAGTCACAGCTGCTGGTCAGTGCTCCACCCATCACCTTTAACAACACAATTGGAGCAGGTCTGGTCTGTGTCTGCATCAGTCTGGGGATCATATGTCTTTATATTCTACCTCTACTGTACAGCCACCCAGATACACACCCAACAAAGATCGAAGGAAAGAAATGCAAGCACTAA
- the paqr5b gene encoding membrane progestin receptor gamma-B isoform X2, whose protein sequence is MFSLIKLQRVFTVHQVPKAFHEDSIISGYRHPRSSATDCVLSLFQLTNETLNVWTHFLPTWYFLWKLMTVLLMDDAWYDSYTWPLLVFLFSCCVYPLASSCAHTFSSMSTRSRHICYFFDYGALSLYSLGSAISYSAYVFPDAWVNSTFHSYYIPVAVLNTILSTSLACYSRLSEQTSPKLSKVLRILAFAYPYMFDNIPLFYRLFLCVGEGCTDNEANSLHVHHTLLAFLTGFLFATHLPERLAPGRFDFIGHSHQLFHVCAIIGTHFQMKAIETDMMLRQSQLLVSAPPITFNNTIGAGLVCVCISLGIICLYILPLLYSHPDTHPTKIEGKKCKH, encoded by the exons ATGTTCAGCCTGATCAAACTACAGCGTGTTTTCACCGTCCACCAGGTGCCCAAA GCATTTCATGAGGACAGTATTATCTCTGGATATCGACACCCTCGTAGTTCGGCCACAGACTGTGTATTGAGTCTTTTTCAGCTGACCAATGAGACCCTCAATGTCTGGACACACTTCCTACCAACCTG gtATTTTCTTTGGAAGTTGATGACAGTGTTGTTGATGGATGATGCGTGGTATGATTCGTACACGTGGCCTCTGCTGGTCTTCTTGTTCTCCTGCTGTGTGTATCCACTGGCCTCAAGCTGTGCCCACACCTTCAGTTCCATGTCTACCCGCTCTCGCCATATCTGTTACTTCTTTGACTATGGAGCACTCAGTCTGTACAGTCTCG GTTCAGCGATCAGCTACTCTGCATATGTTTTTCCTGACGCATGGGTGAACAGCACCTTTCATTCATACTACATTCCTGTAGCTGTACTAAACACAATCCTCTCAACCAGCTTGGCCTGCTACTCAAG ATTATCTGAGCAAACGAGCCCGAAGCTGAGTAAGGTGCTGCGAATTCTTGCCTTTGCCTACCCTTACATGTTTGACAACATTCCTCTCTTCTACAGA TTGTTTCTGTGTGTAGGTGAGGGTTGCACTGATAATGAGGCAAACTCCCTTCACGTTCACCATACATTGCTCGCATTTCTTACTGGCTTCCTGTTTGCAACACACTTACCTGAGAGACTGGCACCTGGACGCTTTGACTTCATAG GCCACAGTCATCAGCTGTTCCACGTGTGTGCAATAATCGGAACACACTTCCAGATGAAGGCCATTGAAACTGACATGATGCTTAGACAGTCACAGCTGCTGGTCAGTGCTCCACCCATCACCTTTAACAACACAATTGGAGCAGGTCTGGTCTGTGTCTGCATCAGTCTGGGGATCATATGTCTTTATATTCTACCTCTACTGTACAGCCACCCAGATACACACCCAACAAAGATCGAAGGAAAGAAATGCAAGCACTAA